Part of the Ruegeria sp. TM1040 genome, GATCAAGGCTGTTGGCACAAAACGGCTTATATCGATCCAACATCAGGCTTGCAGCCGCCGCTCTGAACACGAACCGAAGCTTATGCCCCAAGGACCTCAGCCGCCCCCCCCGACAGAAGCCAAGACGGGCACCACGAACATCAAAAACCGCTATGGCGGATCAATTGTCTTGCGCAAAACCGGTTGACGACCGCCGTTACAGAAGTCCAAAGCCTAGGGCTGCTCACGCTCCGCATCAAACGCGCGCCACGCATCAGTGCTGCGCGCGTTTGCACCTGTCCAAATGTGGTTCAGGTTTCATCCAACAATAAGCTGTTTGAGCTGCAGCGCTTCATATTCAAGCGCCGTCAGTCGGAAGTTCACCACGTCTCCGATGGTGATCATCCCGACGAGCTGCTCTTGTTCCAGCACCGGCATGTGGCGGAAGCGCCCGTCTGTCATCAGGCGCAGCACCTCGACCACCGACTGATCCGTGGTTGCGGTGATGACGTCGCGCGACATCAGGCCTTCGACCGTTTGCGGCAAGGTGGCGCCGGGCGTGTCCGCCAACCGACGCACGATGTCGCGCTCCGAGAGAATCCCGACTAGGTCACCTTGCGCGTTTTTCACCAAAAGCGCGCCAATTCCCCTGTCGCGCAGAACCTCCACGGCCTTGGCGACAGTGTCCTCGGGATTGATCCAGTAAAGCTCGCCATTCTTGCTTGCGAGCACATCGCCAACGGTTGCCCGCGCAGCAGACATATTGGTGTCCAATGTCTGGCTGCTGGTCTTTTTATCCGATGTCTCGGAGCCGCGGGTCTTGGGAGTAAATGAAGCAGGCATGGCAATTCCTCTCTTTATCACTTTATACGGTATTACAAATCTCGCCTGAGTAAATG contains:
- a CDS encoding CBS domain-containing protein encodes the protein MPASFTPKTRGSETSDKKTSSQTLDTNMSAARATVGDVLASKNGELYWINPEDTVAKAVEVLRDRGIGALLVKNAQGDLVGILSERDIVRRLADTPGATLPQTVEGLMSRDVITATTDQSVVEVLRLMTDGRFRHMPVLEQEQLVGMITIGDVVNFRLTALEYEALQLKQLIVG